From the genome of Candidatus Bathyarchaeia archaeon:
GCGTCTGGCCTAGCCTCCAGCACCGTTTGGAGGGAGGAGAGACAGTATTCTAAGAGCCTATCCGCGAAGATCTCAAGCTCTTTACGGCCCTTAATTAAGTCAACCATGAGATTTCTAAAGCCTCTAAGCCATTGAAGCCTCTCGAAGAAATTTCCAGGATCGAAGCCCAGAATTACGAAGAAGCCTTTAGCCCTGAGATCATCAGCATGCCTCTTTAGTCTAACCCTATATTCCTCTAGGTCTCGCTGCGGCCGCGGGAGCTCATATCTTGAATAATCTTCAATGGTTTTGATGGGGTGGTCTACAACCTGACCGTGGATTCCATCAACCGTGGACGCCCATACTGTGCCCCAGCTATCTCTATGGACGCCAGCCTTATAGTCGGCGGGGAGCTCTTCAGGCTTTGGCACCGTGAATTCAGTAGGACCGAAGTCATGAGGATATTTCCTGAAAATCTCTATTAATCGTTCACCATACTTCATGAGAGCTCCTGGCAGAGGCGAGTGCATTAAGGGTACTCTGTCGGGCTTAGAGAGGTTGATCGCCGCTAAAACTCTTTTTCTGCTATCCATCGCGTATCCCCGGTTATGTTTGCTCTTCCCTATATTTTAAGGTGAATATTTATCCTTGTCTACCGCATACGTGCGGGCTTTTAATATTTCCCTGAAAATTGAGGCGAATAATTAAAAGTTTAAGCAGATAAAGATGAAGACTTAAAGATTAGTTTAATCTCTAGCATGGTGGTGTCCGAAATGGAT
Proteins encoded in this window:
- a CDS encoding uroporphyrinogen decarboxylase family protein — encoded protein: MDSRKRVLAAINLSKPDRVPLMHSPLPGALMKYGERLIEIFRKYPHDFGPTEFTVPKPEELPADYKAGVHRDSWGTVWASTVDGIHGQVVDHPIKTIEDYSRYELPRPQRDLEEYRVRLKRHADDLRAKGFFVILGFDPGNFFERLQWLRGFRNLMVDLIKGRKELEIFADRLLEYCLSSLQTVLEARPDAVSFSDDWGTQDRLMINPSLWRSFFKPRYRAMFKLVHDHNAYVYFHSDGYIMDIIPDLIEIGVDVLNPQFSCHNLELLADSVRGKVCISSDIDRQHVLPRGSPKDVEAYVKMVIELFGYGNSGGLIGRGEVNIDVPLENVEAMYRAFMKYGRYSWQSSP